A stretch of Lathyrus oleraceus cultivar Zhongwan6 chromosome 6, CAAS_Psat_ZW6_1.0, whole genome shotgun sequence DNA encodes these proteins:
- the LOC127097826 gene encoding protein GIGANTEA isoform X1, with translation MASTMAATSERWIDRLQFSSLFWPPPQDGQQKKDQIAAYVEYLIQFTSEQFADDIAELIRNRYPSKEILLFDDVLATFVLHHPEHGHAVVLPIISCIIDGTLVYDKTSPPFASLISLVCPKNENEYSEQWALACGEILRILTHYNRPIYKMERQSSETERSSSGSLATTSEPLNGKAVNSALAQEKKPIRPLSPWITDILLAAPVGIRSDYFRWCSGVMGKYAAGELKPPSTASSRGSGKHPQLVPSTPRWAVANGAGVILSVCDDEVARNETAILTAAAVPALLLPPPTTALDEHLVAGLPALEPYARLFHRYYAIATPSATQRLLLGLLEAPPSWAPDALDAAVQLVELLRAAEEYASGIRLPRNWMHLHFLRAIGTAMSMRAGIAADAAAALLFRILSQPALLFPPLRQVDGVEVQHEPLGGYISSYSKQIEVPAAEASIDATAQGIASMLCAHGPEVEWRICTIWEAAYGLIPANSSAVDLPEIIVAAPLQPPILSWNLYIPLLKVLEYLPRGSPSEACLMKIFAATVEAILQRTFPPESSREQNRKASYLFGIGSASKNLAVAELRTMVHSLFLESCASVELSSRLLFVVLTVCVSHEAQFSGSKKPRGEDNYSVEEIIEDLQAISEIRKERKNRKVKKQGPVAAFDSYVMAAVCALACELQLFPLISRGNNHSLSNNGQDIAKPVTLHGSSQDLQNGLESAVRHTHRILAILEALFSLKPSSVGTPWSYSSNEIVAAAMVAAHVSELFRRSKACMHALSVLIRCKWNKEIHSRASSLYNLIDIHSKVVASIVNKAEPLEATLIHAPIYKDSLVCHDGKRKNRSENGGCSDSRQTSTVPLEDSTPSKHSHKSGRTPCSNEEASGYNLGKGVTGFSLEASDLANFLTMDRHIGLNCNTQIFLISMLSEKQELCFSVVSLLWHKLIASPETQPCSESTSAQQGWRQVVDALCNVVSAAPAKAATAVVLQAEKELQPWIAKDDDLGQKMWRINQRIVKLIVELMRNHDSSESLVILASASDLLLRATDGMLVDGEACTLPQLELLEATARAIQPVLEFGEPGMAVADGLSNLLKCRLAATIRCLCHPSAHVRTLSVSVLRDILHTGSIRCSPKPLRINGNHNPSYPYFKLDVVDWQADIEKCLTCEAHSRISAGLPIKFLDTAAKELGCAISI, from the exons ATGGCTTCTACTATGGCTGCTACTAGTGAAAGGTGGATTGATCGTCTTCAATTTTCCTCACTATTTTGGCCTCCACCACAAGATGGTCAGCAAAAGAAG GATCAAATTGCTGCATATGTTGAGTACTTGATTCAGTTTACATCAGAGCAATTTGCCGACGATATTGCTGAG TTGATCCGCAACCGTTACCCGTCGAAGGAAATTCTCCTCTTTGATGATGTTTTGG CAACATTTGTCCTTCATCATCCAGAGCATGGGCATGCAGTTGTACTTCCAATTATTTCATGTATTATCGACGGCACACTAGTCTATGATAAGACTAGTCCTCCATTTGCTTCTTTGATATCTTTAGTCTGCCCGAAAAATGAG AACGAATATTCAGAACAGTGGGCTCTGGCATGTGGTGAAATTTTGCGTATTTTAACTCACTACAATCGCCCCATTTACAAAATGGAAAGGCAATCGAGTGAAACAGAAAGAAGCAGTAGTGGCAGCCTTGCAACAACTAGTGAGCCTCTTAATGGGAAAGCTGTCAACAGTGCTTTGGCACAAGAGAAAAAACCTATTAGGCCCCTGTCCCCCTGGATTACCGATATTTTGTTGGCTGCCCCTGTAGGCATTAGAAGTGACTATTTCCGGTG GTGCAGTGGTGTTATGGGCAAATATGCTGCTGGAGAACTCAAGCCTCCGTCAACTG CCTCTTCCCGTGGTTCTGGGAAGCATCCTCAACTTGTGCCTTCGACTCCAAGATGGGCTGTTGCTAATGGCGCTGGTGTTATATTAAGTGTTTGTGATGATGAAGTTGCTCGCAATGAAACTGCTATTTTAACAGCGGCTGCTGTTCCTGCACTATTGCTTCCTCCTCCAACCACAGCTCTGGATGAGCATCTTGTTGCTGGATTACCAGCTCTAGAGCCATACGCACGTTTATTTCACAG ATATTACGCAATTGCTACTCCAAGTGCTACACAAAGACTTCTTCTTGGACTTCTAGAAGCTCCCCCGTCCTGGGCTCCAGATGCACTTGATGCTGCTGTGCAGCTTGTGGAGCTTCTTCGAGCTGCTGAAGAGTATGCTTCTGGCATAAGG CTTCCTAGAAATTGGATGCATTTGCATTTCTTGCGGGCAATAGGGACTGCAATGTCCATGAGAGCTGGCATAGCTGCTGATGCTGCAGCTGCTTTGCTTTTCCGTATACTATCACAGCCAGCATTGCTTTTTCCTCCACTTAGACAAGTTGATGGAGTTGAAGTTCAGCATGAACCTTTGGGCGGTTATATTTCGTCCTACAGCAAGCAGATAGAAGTTCCTGCTGCTGAGGCTTCTATTGATGCTACTGCCCAAGGCATTGCATCAATGCTGTGCGCTCATGGTCCAGAAGTTGAATGGAGAATTTGCACCATTTGGGAAGCTGCTTATGGCCTGATTCCTGCTAATTCCTCAGCTGTTGATCTTCCAGAAATAATAGTTGCAGCCCCACTCCAACCGCCCATACTGTCGTGGAATTTGTATATACCTTTACTTAAGGTCTTGGAATATCTTCCTCGTGGAAGCCCGTCAGAAGCATGTCTCATGAAAATATTTGCTGCTACAGTGGAAGCCATTCTTCAGAGAACATTTCCACCCGAATCCAGTAGAGAACAAAACAGAAAAGCAAGTTACCTCTTTGGCATTGGTTCAGCCTCTAAAAACCTTGCTGTGGCAGAACTTCGCACTATGGTTCATTCACTTTTTTTAGAATCGTGTGCTTCTGTAGAGCTTTCTTCCCGACTACTTTTTGTTGTCTTGACCGTCTGTGTCAGTCACGAAGCCCAATTCAGTGGAAGCAAGAAGCCTAGAGGTGAAGATAATTATTCAGTTGAGGAAATCATCGAGGACTTACAAGCAATATCTGAAATCCGGAAAGAAAGGAAAAATAGGAAAGTGAAGAAGCAAGGTCCTGTAGCAGCATTTGATTCTTATGTTATGGCTGCTGTTTGTGCTCTTGCCTGTGAACTTCAGTTGTTTCCTTTGATTTCAAGGGGAAATAATCATTCACTTTCTAATAATGGGCAAGATATAGCCAAGCCTGTTACACTACATGGATCATCCCAAGATTTGCAGAATGGTCTAGAATCGGCAGTCCGCCATACTCACAGAATTTTAGCTATTTTAGAGGCACTATTTTCATTAAAGCCTTCTTCTGTTGGCACCCCTTGGAGTTACAGCTCAAATGAGATAGTGGCAGCAGCTATGGTTGCTGCACATGTTTCTGAACTATTTAGACGGTCAAAAGCTTGCATGCATGCCCTGTCGGTTTTGATACGTTGCAAATGGAACAAAGAAATTCACTCCAGGGCATCATCGTTGTATAATCTCATAGATATCCACAGTAAAGTTGTTGCGTCTATAGTGAATAAAGCAGAACCATTAGAAGCAACCTTAATTCACGCACCAATTTACAAGGACTCCCTTGTTTGTCATGATGGTAAAAGAAAGAATCGGAGTGAAAACGGTGGCTGCTCTGACTCTAGGCAGACATCTACTGTACCTTTGGAAGATTCAACACCATCAAAACATAGCCATAAATCTGGAAGAACTCCATGTTCAAATGAAGAAGCATCAGGGTATAACTTGGGTAAAGGTGTCACTGGTTTTTCATTGGAGGCTTCTGATCTAGCCAATTTCCTCACAATGGACAGGCATATAGGGTTGAATTGCAACACACAAATTTTTCTGATATCCATGCTGTCTGAGAAACAGGAGTTATGTTTCTCTGTAGTTTCCCTACTATGGCACAAGTTGATTGCATCTCCTGAAACTCAACCATGTTCTGAAAGCACTTCTGCACAACAGGGATGGAGACAG GTTGTCGATGCATTATGCAATGTTGTATCAGCCGCGCCGGCCAAAGCAGCTACAGCTGTTGTTCTTCAG GCGGAAAAGGAACTGCAACCCTGGATAGCCAAGGATGACGATCTAGGTCAGAAGATGTGGAGAATCAATCAGCGGATTGTAAAATTGATAGTGGAGCTTATGAGGAACCATGATAGTTCCGAGTCATTGGTAATTCTGGCAAGTGCATCCGATTTATTACTACGAGCCACAGATGGGATGCTTGTTGATGGAGAAGCTTGCACTTTACCACAGCTAGAG CTTTTGGAAGCAACAGCTAGAGCAATTCAGCCGGTGCTTGAGTTTGGAGAGCCAGGAATGGCTGTGGCAGATGGCCTTTCAAACCTTTTAAAG TGTCGTCTAGCAGCTACCATTAGGTGCCTTTGTCATCCAAGTGCACACGTCCGCACTTTGAGCGTCTCAGTTCTTCGTGATATTTTACATACTGGCTCAATCAGGTGTAGTCCTAAACCACTGCGAATTAATGGCAACCACAACCCCTCTTATCCATACTTCAAGTTGGACGTCGTTGATTGGCAAGCTGACATAGAAAAATGCTTGACATGTGAAGCTCACAGCCGAATTTCAGCTGGATTGCCTATTAAGTTTCTTGACACCGCTGCCAAAGAATTAGGCTGTGCTATTTCCATATGA
- the LOC127097826 gene encoding protein GIGANTEA isoform X2: protein MERQSSETERSSSGSLATTSEPLNGKAVNSALAQEKKPIRPLSPWITDILLAAPVGIRSDYFRWCSGVMGKYAAGELKPPSTASSRGSGKHPQLVPSTPRWAVANGAGVILSVCDDEVARNETAILTAAAVPALLLPPPTTALDEHLVAGLPALEPYARLFHRYYAIATPSATQRLLLGLLEAPPSWAPDALDAAVQLVELLRAAEEYASGIRLPRNWMHLHFLRAIGTAMSMRAGIAADAAAALLFRILSQPALLFPPLRQVDGVEVQHEPLGGYISSYSKQIEVPAAEASIDATAQGIASMLCAHGPEVEWRICTIWEAAYGLIPANSSAVDLPEIIVAAPLQPPILSWNLYIPLLKVLEYLPRGSPSEACLMKIFAATVEAILQRTFPPESSREQNRKASYLFGIGSASKNLAVAELRTMVHSLFLESCASVELSSRLLFVVLTVCVSHEAQFSGSKKPRGEDNYSVEEIIEDLQAISEIRKERKNRKVKKQGPVAAFDSYVMAAVCALACELQLFPLISRGNNHSLSNNGQDIAKPVTLHGSSQDLQNGLESAVRHTHRILAILEALFSLKPSSVGTPWSYSSNEIVAAAMVAAHVSELFRRSKACMHALSVLIRCKWNKEIHSRASSLYNLIDIHSKVVASIVNKAEPLEATLIHAPIYKDSLVCHDGKRKNRSENGGCSDSRQTSTVPLEDSTPSKHSHKSGRTPCSNEEASGYNLGKGVTGFSLEASDLANFLTMDRHIGLNCNTQIFLISMLSEKQELCFSVVSLLWHKLIASPETQPCSESTSAQQGWRQVVDALCNVVSAAPAKAATAVVLQAEKELQPWIAKDDDLGQKMWRINQRIVKLIVELMRNHDSSESLVILASASDLLLRATDGMLVDGEACTLPQLELLEATARAIQPVLEFGEPGMAVADGLSNLLKCRLAATIRCLCHPSAHVRTLSVSVLRDILHTGSIRCSPKPLRINGNHNPSYPYFKLDVVDWQADIEKCLTCEAHSRISAGLPIKFLDTAAKELGCAISI from the exons ATGGAAAGGCAATCGAGTGAAACAGAAAGAAGCAGTAGTGGCAGCCTTGCAACAACTAGTGAGCCTCTTAATGGGAAAGCTGTCAACAGTGCTTTGGCACAAGAGAAAAAACCTATTAGGCCCCTGTCCCCCTGGATTACCGATATTTTGTTGGCTGCCCCTGTAGGCATTAGAAGTGACTATTTCCGGTG GTGCAGTGGTGTTATGGGCAAATATGCTGCTGGAGAACTCAAGCCTCCGTCAACTG CCTCTTCCCGTGGTTCTGGGAAGCATCCTCAACTTGTGCCTTCGACTCCAAGATGGGCTGTTGCTAATGGCGCTGGTGTTATATTAAGTGTTTGTGATGATGAAGTTGCTCGCAATGAAACTGCTATTTTAACAGCGGCTGCTGTTCCTGCACTATTGCTTCCTCCTCCAACCACAGCTCTGGATGAGCATCTTGTTGCTGGATTACCAGCTCTAGAGCCATACGCACGTTTATTTCACAG ATATTACGCAATTGCTACTCCAAGTGCTACACAAAGACTTCTTCTTGGACTTCTAGAAGCTCCCCCGTCCTGGGCTCCAGATGCACTTGATGCTGCTGTGCAGCTTGTGGAGCTTCTTCGAGCTGCTGAAGAGTATGCTTCTGGCATAAGG CTTCCTAGAAATTGGATGCATTTGCATTTCTTGCGGGCAATAGGGACTGCAATGTCCATGAGAGCTGGCATAGCTGCTGATGCTGCAGCTGCTTTGCTTTTCCGTATACTATCACAGCCAGCATTGCTTTTTCCTCCACTTAGACAAGTTGATGGAGTTGAAGTTCAGCATGAACCTTTGGGCGGTTATATTTCGTCCTACAGCAAGCAGATAGAAGTTCCTGCTGCTGAGGCTTCTATTGATGCTACTGCCCAAGGCATTGCATCAATGCTGTGCGCTCATGGTCCAGAAGTTGAATGGAGAATTTGCACCATTTGGGAAGCTGCTTATGGCCTGATTCCTGCTAATTCCTCAGCTGTTGATCTTCCAGAAATAATAGTTGCAGCCCCACTCCAACCGCCCATACTGTCGTGGAATTTGTATATACCTTTACTTAAGGTCTTGGAATATCTTCCTCGTGGAAGCCCGTCAGAAGCATGTCTCATGAAAATATTTGCTGCTACAGTGGAAGCCATTCTTCAGAGAACATTTCCACCCGAATCCAGTAGAGAACAAAACAGAAAAGCAAGTTACCTCTTTGGCATTGGTTCAGCCTCTAAAAACCTTGCTGTGGCAGAACTTCGCACTATGGTTCATTCACTTTTTTTAGAATCGTGTGCTTCTGTAGAGCTTTCTTCCCGACTACTTTTTGTTGTCTTGACCGTCTGTGTCAGTCACGAAGCCCAATTCAGTGGAAGCAAGAAGCCTAGAGGTGAAGATAATTATTCAGTTGAGGAAATCATCGAGGACTTACAAGCAATATCTGAAATCCGGAAAGAAAGGAAAAATAGGAAAGTGAAGAAGCAAGGTCCTGTAGCAGCATTTGATTCTTATGTTATGGCTGCTGTTTGTGCTCTTGCCTGTGAACTTCAGTTGTTTCCTTTGATTTCAAGGGGAAATAATCATTCACTTTCTAATAATGGGCAAGATATAGCCAAGCCTGTTACACTACATGGATCATCCCAAGATTTGCAGAATGGTCTAGAATCGGCAGTCCGCCATACTCACAGAATTTTAGCTATTTTAGAGGCACTATTTTCATTAAAGCCTTCTTCTGTTGGCACCCCTTGGAGTTACAGCTCAAATGAGATAGTGGCAGCAGCTATGGTTGCTGCACATGTTTCTGAACTATTTAGACGGTCAAAAGCTTGCATGCATGCCCTGTCGGTTTTGATACGTTGCAAATGGAACAAAGAAATTCACTCCAGGGCATCATCGTTGTATAATCTCATAGATATCCACAGTAAAGTTGTTGCGTCTATAGTGAATAAAGCAGAACCATTAGAAGCAACCTTAATTCACGCACCAATTTACAAGGACTCCCTTGTTTGTCATGATGGTAAAAGAAAGAATCGGAGTGAAAACGGTGGCTGCTCTGACTCTAGGCAGACATCTACTGTACCTTTGGAAGATTCAACACCATCAAAACATAGCCATAAATCTGGAAGAACTCCATGTTCAAATGAAGAAGCATCAGGGTATAACTTGGGTAAAGGTGTCACTGGTTTTTCATTGGAGGCTTCTGATCTAGCCAATTTCCTCACAATGGACAGGCATATAGGGTTGAATTGCAACACACAAATTTTTCTGATATCCATGCTGTCTGAGAAACAGGAGTTATGTTTCTCTGTAGTTTCCCTACTATGGCACAAGTTGATTGCATCTCCTGAAACTCAACCATGTTCTGAAAGCACTTCTGCACAACAGGGATGGAGACAG GTTGTCGATGCATTATGCAATGTTGTATCAGCCGCGCCGGCCAAAGCAGCTACAGCTGTTGTTCTTCAG GCGGAAAAGGAACTGCAACCCTGGATAGCCAAGGATGACGATCTAGGTCAGAAGATGTGGAGAATCAATCAGCGGATTGTAAAATTGATAGTGGAGCTTATGAGGAACCATGATAGTTCCGAGTCATTGGTAATTCTGGCAAGTGCATCCGATTTATTACTACGAGCCACAGATGGGATGCTTGTTGATGGAGAAGCTTGCACTTTACCACAGCTAGAG CTTTTGGAAGCAACAGCTAGAGCAATTCAGCCGGTGCTTGAGTTTGGAGAGCCAGGAATGGCTGTGGCAGATGGCCTTTCAAACCTTTTAAAG TGTCGTCTAGCAGCTACCATTAGGTGCCTTTGTCATCCAAGTGCACACGTCCGCACTTTGAGCGTCTCAGTTCTTCGTGATATTTTACATACTGGCTCAATCAGGTGTAGTCCTAAACCACTGCGAATTAATGGCAACCACAACCCCTCTTATCCATACTTCAAGTTGGACGTCGTTGATTGGCAAGCTGACATAGAAAAATGCTTGACATGTGAAGCTCACAGCCGAATTTCAGCTGGATTGCCTATTAAGTTTCTTGACACCGCTGCCAAAGAATTAGGCTGTGCTATTTCCATATGA